A DNA window from Thiothrix subterranea contains the following coding sequences:
- a CDS encoding regulatory protein RecX encodes MANGRECETIAVRLLAQREHSRHELAQKVRQRCECDTISLNALLDKLQSLGYLDDARYAAAFVRSSISRGRGPQRINYELREHGVDDTTAAQALAEADVDWHDLACEQRIKKFGGEIPADYKERARQSRFLAGRGFYTDAIKAAFQ; translated from the coding sequence ATGGCTAATGGGCGGGAATGCGAAACGATAGCGGTGCGCTTGTTGGCGCAGCGTGAGCATTCCCGCCATGAACTCGCGCAAAAAGTGCGTCAGCGTTGCGAGTGCGATACTATCAGCCTGAACGCGCTCTTGGATAAATTGCAGTCGCTGGGTTATCTGGATGATGCCCGTTACGCGGCTGCTTTTGTCCGTTCGTCAATCTCGCGGGGGCGTGGCCCGCAGCGGATTAACTATGAATTACGCGAGCATGGCGTGGATGACACCACGGCTGCTCAGGCATTGGCAGAAGCCGATGTCGACTGGCACGATCTGGCCTGTGAACAACGGATCAAGAAATTTGGCGGGGAAATCCCGGCTGATTACAAGGAACGCGCCCGGCAATCTCGATTTCTTGCCGGGCGCGGTTTTTATACCGATGCGATTAAAGCTGCTTTCCAATGA
- the alaS gene encoding alanine--tRNA ligase: protein MNTAELRQHFLDFFASKGHEILPSSSLIPGNDPTLLFTNAGMVQFKDVFLGDDIRAYNRATTSQRCVRAGGKHNDLENVGYTARHHTFFEMLGNFSFGDYFKHDAIHYAWEFLTEVLKLPKGKLWVTVYADDDEAYNIWAQQIGVPTDRITRIGDNKGARYASDNFWQMGDTGPCGPCTEIFYDHGEHIWGGPPGTPEEDGDRYIEIWNLVFMQYERTKDGEMRPLPKPSVDTGMGMERLAAVMQGVHSNYEIDLFQTLLKKCEELAKNADPNSPSLKVIADHIRSCSFLIVDGVLPSNEGRGYVLRRIIRRAIRHGYKLGMEAPFFHKLVQPLVDEMGKAYPELASAQPLVEQALEKEERRFAETLEQGMKILEEAIAGMSGDTIDGETVFKLYDTYGFPVDLTGDIARERNLKLDEAGFEAAMNAQRERARAAGKFGADYGDKLDVSGATAFHGYEQLAETSAITALFRGGEAVTSLQAGDEGRIVLDHTPFYAESGGQVGDTGVLHTGDAVFRVTDTRKQGATFIHIGVLESGILSVGATVAAEVDAERRQAIILNHSATHLMHAALRQVLGTHVEQKGSLVTPDRLRFDFSQPDPVSAEQIAEVEAIVNREIRANAATSAQVMNMEAAKQAGAMALFGEKYGDEVRVLKIGFSTELCGGCHVNRTGDIGLFKIVSEGGVAAGVRRIEAVTGANALAWLAEVTSRLDNVARLLKSNPVEVTDKLDAMLQKSRALEKELEQLKGKMASQAGSNLADQAVEVGGMRVLAAHLEGADPKSLRDTVDQLKNKLGKAVVILATVADGKVSLVAGVTKDETAKVKAGDLLGFVAAQLGGKGGGRPDMAQGGGTDVAALPAALASVQGWVAERV from the coding sequence ATGAATACTGCTGAACTCAGACAACATTTTCTCGATTTTTTCGCCAGCAAAGGCCATGAAATCCTCCCGTCCAGCTCGTTGATACCGGGCAATGACCCGACCTTGCTGTTCACCAACGCAGGCATGGTGCAATTCAAGGACGTGTTTTTGGGCGACGATATACGCGCCTATAACCGTGCGACGACTTCGCAGCGTTGTGTGCGTGCGGGCGGCAAACATAACGACTTGGAAAATGTTGGTTACACCGCACGTCATCACACCTTTTTTGAAATGCTCGGCAACTTCAGTTTTGGCGATTATTTCAAACACGATGCTATTCACTATGCGTGGGAATTCCTCACCGAAGTGCTGAAATTGCCCAAAGGCAAGCTGTGGGTGACGGTTTACGCGGACGACGACGAAGCCTATAACATTTGGGCGCAGCAAATCGGTGTGCCAACCGATCGGATTACCCGCATCGGCGATAATAAAGGGGCGCGTTATGCTTCCGATAATTTCTGGCAGATGGGTGATACTGGGCCGTGTGGACCTTGCACCGAAATTTTCTACGACCACGGCGAACATATTTGGGGCGGGCCACCGGGAACGCCAGAGGAAGATGGCGACCGTTACATCGAGATTTGGAACTTGGTGTTTATGCAGTACGAGCGCACCAAGGATGGCGAAATGCGTCCGCTGCCGAAACCTTCCGTTGATACTGGTATGGGCATGGAGCGTCTGGCGGCGGTGATGCAAGGCGTTCACAGCAATTACGAAATCGACTTGTTCCAAACGCTGCTCAAAAAATGCGAGGAACTGGCAAAAAATGCCGACCCGAATAGCCCGTCATTGAAGGTCATTGCTGACCATATTCGTTCTTGCTCCTTCCTGATTGTGGATGGCGTATTGCCGTCGAATGAAGGTCGTGGTTATGTGTTGCGCCGGATTATTCGCCGCGCTATCCGTCACGGTTACAAACTGGGCATGGAAGCACCGTTTTTCCACAAGCTGGTACAGCCCTTGGTGGATGAAATGGGCAAAGCTTACCCCGAGCTTGCCTCTGCCCAGCCCTTGGTCGAACAGGCGTTGGAAAAAGAAGAACGTCGCTTTGCCGAAACCCTCGAACAGGGCATGAAGATTCTGGAAGAGGCGATTGCGGGCATGTCCGGCGACACCATTGACGGCGAAACCGTGTTCAAGTTGTACGACACTTACGGTTTCCCGGTGGACTTGACGGGTGATATTGCTCGCGAACGCAACCTCAAGCTGGACGAAGCCGGGTTTGAAGCGGCAATGAATGCGCAACGCGAACGCGCCCGTGCTGCCGGTAAATTCGGCGCGGATTACGGCGACAAGCTGGATGTGAGTGGTGCAACGGCATTCCACGGTTACGAGCAATTGGCGGAAACGTCCGCCATTACCGCGTTATTCCGTGGTGGTGAAGCGGTGACGAGCCTGCAAGCCGGTGATGAAGGGCGTATCGTGCTGGATCACACGCCATTCTATGCTGAATCCGGTGGTCAGGTGGGCGATACTGGCGTGTTGCACACGGGGGATGCGGTATTCCGCGTTACCGATACCCGCAAGCAGGGTGCAACCTTTATCCATATCGGTGTACTGGAATCCGGCATCTTGTCCGTCGGTGCAACAGTTGCCGCCGAAGTGGATGCCGAACGCCGCCAAGCCATCATTCTCAACCATTCCGCCACGCACTTAATGCACGCGGCACTGCGCCAAGTATTGGGTACGCACGTTGAGCAAAAAGGCTCCTTGGTGACACCCGACCGTTTGCGTTTTGACTTCTCGCAACCTGACCCGGTTTCCGCCGAGCAAATTGCGGAGGTAGAAGCCATCGTCAACCGTGAAATTCGTGCCAATGCTGCGACTTCTGCGCAAGTCATGAACATGGAAGCTGCCAAGCAAGCCGGTGCAATGGCATTGTTCGGCGAAAAGTACGGCGATGAAGTGCGTGTTTTGAAAATCGGTTTCTCCACGGAATTGTGTGGCGGTTGTCACGTTAACCGTACTGGCGACATCGGCTTGTTTAAAATTGTCAGCGAAGGCGGGGTTGCCGCCGGTGTGCGCCGTATCGAAGCTGTGACCGGCGCGAATGCCCTAGCGTGGCTTGCGGAAGTCACTAGCCGTTTGGATAATGTGGCACGTTTGCTCAAATCCAATCCTGTGGAAGTGACGGACAAGCTTGACGCGATGCTGCAAAAAAGCCGTGCTCTCGAAAAGGAACTGGAACAGCTTAAAGGCAAAATGGCTTCCCAAGCCGGTTCCAATCTTGCCGATCAAGCGGTGGAGGTGGGTGGAATGCGCGTCCTCGCAGCACATTTGGAAGGGGCTGATCCCAAATCCTTGCGTGACACCGTTGACCAGTTGAAAAATAAACTGGGCAAAGCGGTGGTGATTCTCGCCACGGTAGCCGATGGCAAAGTCAGTCTGGTGGCAGGTGTCACCAAAGACGAAACCGCCAAAGTCAAAGCCGGTGATTTGCTGGGCTTTGTTGCCGCGCAACTGGGTGGCAAAGGCGGCGGTCGCCCGGACATGGCACAAGGCGGCGGCACGGATGTGGCAGCATTGCCAGCCGCGTTAGCCAGCGTACAGGGCTGGGTTGCCGAACGGGTTTAA
- the recA gene encoding recombinase RecA: MDENKKKALAAALGQIERQFGKGTVMRMGDSSAARDIDVISTGSLGLDIALGIGGLPKGRVVEIYGPESSGKTTLTLQVIAECQKMGGTAAFIDAEHALDPIYAQKIGVNVDDLLVSQPDNGEQALEIADMLVRSNAVDMVVVDSVAALTPKAEIEGDMGDSHVGLQARLMSQALRKLTGNIKRSNTLVIFINQIRMKIGVMFGNPETTTGGNALKFYASVRLDIRRIGAIKKGDEITGSETRVKVVKNKVAPPFKQAEFEILYGEGISREGELVDLGSKQGLVGKAGAWYSYKGEKIGQGKDNARNYLKEHPAAAAEIEKAIREACMNAPGFAATVTEEADSDAGLDDVV, from the coding sequence ATGGACGAGAACAAAAAGAAAGCCCTCGCCGCCGCCCTAGGCCAGATTGAACGTCAGTTTGGCAAAGGCACTGTGATGCGCATGGGCGACTCCAGTGCTGCCCGCGACATCGACGTGATTTCTACCGGCTCATTAGGGCTGGACATTGCCCTTGGTATTGGCGGCCTGCCCAAAGGACGTGTCGTCGAAATTTACGGCCCGGAATCTTCCGGCAAAACCACTCTGACGCTGCAAGTGATCGCCGAATGCCAAAAAATGGGCGGCACAGCGGCGTTCATTGATGCGGAACACGCGCTTGACCCGATTTACGCGCAAAAAATTGGCGTTAACGTCGATGATTTGCTGGTGTCCCAACCGGATAACGGCGAGCAGGCGTTGGAAATTGCCGACATGCTGGTGCGTTCCAACGCAGTGGATATGGTGGTGGTCGACTCGGTTGCAGCGTTGACGCCAAAAGCGGAAATTGAAGGCGATATGGGTGATTCCCACGTCGGTTTGCAAGCACGGTTAATGTCACAAGCCCTGCGCAAACTCACCGGTAATATCAAGCGTTCCAATACCTTGGTGATTTTCATCAACCAGATTCGGATGAAAATCGGCGTAATGTTCGGCAACCCGGAAACGACGACGGGTGGTAACGCGCTGAAATTCTACGCTTCCGTGCGTCTCGATATTCGCCGCATTGGTGCGATTAAGAAGGGTGACGAAATTACTGGCTCTGAAACCCGTGTCAAAGTGGTTAAGAACAAAGTCGCGCCACCGTTCAAACAAGCCGAATTTGAAATTCTGTACGGCGAAGGCATTTCTCGCGAAGGCGAATTGGTTGACCTCGGTTCCAAGCAAGGGCTGGTCGGCAAAGCTGGCGCGTGGTACAGCTATAAAGGTGAAAAAATCGGTCAAGGCAAGGATAATGCCCGCAATTACTTGAAAGAGCATCCGGCGGCGGCGGCTGAAATTGAAAAAGCCATCCGCGAAGCTTGCATGAATGCGCCCGGTTTTGCTGCCACCGTTACCGAAGAAGCCGACAGCGATGCCGGTCTTGATGACGTTGTTTAA
- a CDS encoding PHA/PHB synthase family protein, whose amino-acid sequence MQQPVPTPTHTVDPVQLQTNITRAMLLWQRFVARMMSDAASKQGKDAGQGDNSFNTAIAKWGVNLFLHPTAVMQANMALLTSQTKLWQHSTARALGFGKLSPGVPAITDKRFKHPAWQEHQFTEVLLQSYLNMSTYWRTLAQTAGGLSEQDAKKAEFFINSMIDALSPNNYSHTNPQVWQTILDTNGENLVKGMENLLDDFQDGQLRIRMTDMKAFELGRDIATTPGKVVFKNELLELIQYTPSTAKVRQRPVLIVPPWINKYYILDLREKNSFVKWAVEQGNTVFMISWVNPDSQHRNLNFEDYMQAAIAAMDAVEAATGERDLNLIGYCLGGTLTAATLAHLKAKGDDRVKSATFFTTLLDFAEPGEIGVFLSEEQVGSLEKRMDKTGYLDGKDMGTAFNMLRANDLVWSFFVNLYLLGNDPMPFDLLYWNSDSTRMPAAMHSYYLRNMYLNNCLSQANCLTLSGTPIDLRTIDTPAYFVSTHDDHIAPWRSTYAGAKLFAGPVRFVLGQSGHIAGIVNPAAANKYGHWINDTQEKLDDTAEDWLLDATKVDLSWWHDWNRWVATFSSEEVDARVPGAGKLEVLGDAPGTYVRQKI is encoded by the coding sequence ATGCAACAGCCAGTACCAACACCGACGCACACGGTTGACCCCGTGCAATTACAAACCAACATCACCCGCGCCATGCTCCTGTGGCAACGCTTTGTTGCCCGCATGATGAGCGATGCCGCCAGCAAGCAGGGCAAAGATGCCGGACAAGGCGATAACAGTTTCAACACTGCCATTGCCAAATGGGGCGTGAATTTATTCTTGCACCCCACTGCCGTCATGCAAGCGAATATGGCACTGCTGACCAGCCAAACCAAACTGTGGCAACACAGCACCGCACGCGCACTAGGCTTCGGGAAATTGTCACCAGGCGTGCCTGCGATTACCGACAAGCGTTTCAAACACCCGGCATGGCAAGAACACCAATTCACCGAAGTGCTGCTCCAGTCTTACCTGAATATGTCAACCTACTGGCGGACATTGGCGCAAACTGCTGGTGGCTTATCCGAACAGGATGCAAAAAAAGCCGAGTTCTTCATCAATAGCATGATTGATGCACTTTCGCCGAACAATTACTCGCACACCAATCCACAAGTCTGGCAAACCATCCTCGATACCAATGGCGAAAACCTCGTTAAAGGCATGGAAAACCTGCTGGATGACTTCCAAGACGGGCAATTGCGCATTCGCATGACCGACATGAAAGCGTTTGAATTAGGCCGCGATATTGCCACCACGCCCGGCAAAGTCGTGTTCAAAAATGAATTGCTGGAACTGATCCAATACACCCCTTCCACCGCTAAAGTTCGCCAACGTCCGGTCTTGATCGTACCGCCCTGGATCAACAAGTATTACATTCTCGACCTGCGCGAAAAGAACTCGTTCGTCAAATGGGCGGTGGAGCAAGGCAACACCGTCTTCATGATTTCGTGGGTCAATCCTGACAGCCAGCACCGTAACTTAAACTTTGAAGACTACATGCAGGCAGCGATTGCGGCGATGGATGCGGTCGAAGCGGCGACCGGCGAACGTGACTTGAACCTGATCGGTTACTGCTTAGGCGGCACACTGACCGCAGCTACCCTTGCCCACCTGAAAGCCAAAGGTGATGACCGGGTAAAAAGTGCCACCTTCTTCACCACCTTGCTGGACTTTGCCGAACCCGGTGAAATTGGCGTGTTCCTGAGCGAAGAACAGGTCGGTTCGCTAGAAAAGCGCATGGACAAAACCGGCTACCTCGATGGCAAAGACATGGGTACAGCTTTTAACATGCTCCGCGCCAATGACCTAGTTTGGTCGTTCTTTGTGAACTTGTATTTGCTCGGCAATGACCCGATGCCTTTCGACCTGTTGTATTGGAACTCAGACAGCACAAGAATGCCAGCGGCGATGCACAGCTACTACCTGCGCAATATGTACCTAAACAACTGCCTGAGCCAAGCGAATTGCCTCACCCTTTCCGGTACGCCAATTGATTTGCGCACCATTGATACTCCGGCTTATTTTGTTTCCACCCACGATGATCATATCGCGCCTTGGCGCAGTACGTATGCAGGCGCAAAACTGTTCGCAGGCCCGGTGCGCTTTGTGTTAGGGCAATCCGGTCACATTGCAGGCATTGTGAACCCTGCTGCCGCCAACAAATACGGTCACTGGATCAATGATACGCAAGAAAAGCTAGATGACACGGCGGAAGATTGGCTGTTGGATGCCACCAAAGTGGATTTATCTTGGTGGCACGACTGGAATCGCTGGGTAGCAACGTTCTCCAGCGAAGAAGTCGATGCGCGTGTTCCCGGTGCAGGCAAACTGGAAGTACTGGGTGATGCACCCGGCACTTACGTGCGTCAGAAAATCTAA
- a CDS encoding Uma2 family endonuclease — MSLAYQLDTQQRYTYQDYLRWPDDVRYELLGGEPVVMSAPSTMHQRVIRELVTQLTIALRGKSCEVFPAPFDVCLAADDAADDQINNVVQPDISVICDGNKIHDKGCKGAPDWIIEVLSPSTASRDLIHKLRLYERYGVREYWVVHPIDRVVMMWQLSADSGRYGAVLIEETQGMQASGLFPDLVLEWDVLFPPPKPLVYVKEPPPGDYYS; from the coding sequence ATGTCACTTGCCTATCAATTAGACACACAACAACGTTACACCTATCAGGATTACCTGCGCTGGCCTGATGATGTGCGTTATGAATTGCTGGGAGGTGAACCTGTGGTGATGTCTGCACCCAGCACGATGCATCAAAGGGTTATTCGCGAACTTGTCACCCAATTGACGATTGCTTTGCGGGGCAAATCCTGCGAGGTTTTTCCTGCGCCATTTGATGTTTGCCTCGCTGCTGACGATGCGGCGGATGACCAGATAAACAATGTTGTGCAACCTGACATCAGCGTGATCTGTGACGGTAACAAAATCCATGACAAAGGGTGCAAAGGTGCGCCCGATTGGATCATTGAAGTGCTGTCGCCTTCCACTGCATCCAGAGACCTGATCCACAAGCTGCGGCTGTACGAACGTTATGGGGTGCGGGAATATTGGGTGGTGCATCCGATAGACCGAGTGGTGATGATGTGGCAATTGTCCGCCGATAGCGGGCGTTATGGCGCGGTGTTGATCGAGGAAACGCAGGGTATGCAAGCATCCGGGCTGTTTCCCGATTTGGTGCTGGAATGGGATGTGCTGTTTCCACCACCGAAGCCGCTGGTTTATGTGAAAGAGCCACCGCCGGGGGATTATTATTCATGA
- a CDS encoding aspartate kinase: MALIVQKYGGTSVGTPERIEAVADRVIRWKQQGNDVIVVVSAMSGETNKLVALINAINPQGSEREKDAILSTGEQVTIGLLAMALEKKGQPARSYTGAQVRILTDDAHTKARIRDIDADPIRKDLAEGKVVVVAGFQGVTEDGSITTLGRGGSDTTGVALAVALKADECQIYTDVDGVYTTDPRVEPKARHIPRLTLEEMLEMASQGSKVLQIRSVEFAYKYDMPIRVLSSFDEFGQGKSTLVTREEEVMEEVSVRGIAFNRDEAQLTVTGVPDRPGVAYQILGPISDANIEVDMIVQNIGSDGSTDFTFTVHKNDYAKARDILCKTGETLSAKQCTGDENIAKVAIVGAGMRSHAGVASKMFKTLADEGINIRMISTSEIKVAVVVDEKYLELAVRVLHQAFGLAQTAA; this comes from the coding sequence ATGGCACTGATCGTACAGAAATACGGCGGTACATCGGTTGGCACACCTGAGCGTATCGAGGCTGTGGCTGACCGGGTAATCCGCTGGAAACAACAGGGCAATGATGTCATCGTGGTGGTTTCCGCGATGTCGGGTGAAACCAATAAGCTGGTCGCGCTCATCAACGCCATTAACCCACAAGGTTCGGAGCGCGAAAAAGACGCGATTCTGTCCACCGGCGAACAAGTCACGATTGGCTTGTTAGCAATGGCGTTGGAAAAGAAAGGTCAACCGGCGCGTTCTTACACCGGGGCGCAAGTCCGCATTTTGACCGATGATGCGCACACCAAAGCACGTATCCGCGACATTGATGCCGACCCAATCCGTAAAGATCTGGCAGAAGGTAAAGTCGTGGTGGTGGCTGGTTTCCAAGGCGTGACCGAAGATGGCAGTATTACCACCTTAGGGCGCGGTGGTTCGGATACCACGGGCGTGGCACTTGCCGTTGCGCTGAAAGCCGACGAATGCCAGATTTACACCGACGTGGATGGCGTTTACACCACCGACCCGCGTGTCGAACCCAAAGCGCGTCACATTCCGCGCCTGACCTTGGAAGAAATGCTGGAAATGGCCAGCCAAGGTTCCAAGGTGCTGCAAATTCGTTCGGTTGAATTTGCCTACAAATATGATATGCCTATCCGTGTGCTGTCTAGCTTTGACGAATTTGGTCAGGGCAAAAGCACGCTGGTCACTCGTGAGGAAGAAGTAATGGAAGAAGTCTCTGTCCGTGGGATTGCGTTCAATCGTGATGAAGCTCAATTGACGGTAACGGGTGTACCCGATCGCCCCGGTGTTGCTTACCAGATTCTGGGGCCGATTTCGGATGCCAATATCGAAGTCGATATGATTGTGCAAAACATTGGTTCTGATGGTTCGACCGATTTCACCTTCACGGTACACAAAAATGATTACGCCAAAGCGCGTGACATTCTGTGTAAAACCGGCGAAACCTTGAGCGCAAAGCAATGCACAGGCGATGAAAATATTGCCAAGGTAGCCATTGTGGGCGCGGGAATGCGTTCTCATGCGGGCGTTGCCAGCAAAATGTTCAAAACATTAGCAGACGAGGGCATTAATATCCGCATGATTTCCACGTCGGAAATTAAAGTGGCGGTCGTTGTCGATGAGAAATATTTGGAACTCGCCGTGCGGGTGTTGCATCAAGCGTTTGGCTTAGCGCAAACAGCCGCTTAA
- a CDS encoding Lcl domain-containing protein: protein MHDIFLSYSSQDRERLQPLFQALAQQSWSVFWDHQSIHTGENWHRKIDQAIRESRCVVVVWSKGSVDSEWVLEEASNGKSRNVLLPIKIDDIEPPFGFAMRQAGNFTRWNGKSDSPVFIELAAQIYGLLGRGSQPLSSPPPKKFPWLPSLFLFAAVLGCGGYYWKYSVGASLAGDSSMQQGKPVKKESLAGQAPTAIPQTVASSHYIIHNDGTVTDTKSGLMWKQCIEGQSGVDCSTGEAAKYKWDDAMSEFESGVSFADYSDWRMPTKDELRTLVYCSNGIPQSTAWYKTCGHNYQIPTIDLQVFPNTPAFGLLHWSSKAKDASYAWGVNFYDGNDLWFDRYDGNHVRLVRSGQ from the coding sequence ATGCACGACATTTTTCTCAGTTACTCGAGCCAAGACCGTGAGCGTTTGCAGCCGCTATTTCAAGCGTTAGCGCAACAGAGCTGGTCAGTGTTTTGGGATCATCAATCTATTCATACAGGGGAGAATTGGCATCGCAAGATTGACCAAGCCATTCGTGAAAGCAGGTGTGTCGTGGTGGTATGGTCGAAGGGTTCTGTGGATTCTGAATGGGTGCTCGAAGAAGCCAGTAATGGCAAAAGCCGTAACGTGTTGTTGCCCATCAAGATTGATGATATTGAGCCGCCATTTGGTTTCGCTATGCGGCAGGCGGGTAACTTCACTCGTTGGAATGGCAAAAGCGATAGTCCAGTTTTTATTGAACTAGCAGCACAAATTTATGGGCTGCTAGGTCGTGGGTCTCAACCGCTATCTTCGCCACCACCCAAAAAATTCCCGTGGCTACCCTCACTATTCCTGTTCGCGGCAGTTCTTGGCTGTGGTGGGTATTATTGGAAATATTCTGTAGGAGCTAGCCTTGCTGGCGATTCTTCCATGCAACAAGGCAAACCTGTGAAGAAAGAATCGCTTGCAGGGCAAGCTCCTACAGCAATACCCCAAACTGTAGCTTCATCCCACTACATCATTCACAATGACGGCACGGTAACTGATACTAAAAGTGGGTTGATGTGGAAGCAATGCATTGAAGGTCAAAGTGGTGTGGATTGTAGTACTGGAGAAGCAGCCAAATACAAGTGGGATGATGCTATGTCGGAGTTTGAATCAGGTGTCAGCTTCGCAGACTATAGCGATTGGCGGATGCCTACTAAAGATGAGTTACGTACACTTGTGTATTGCAGCAACGGCATACCGCAGTCAACGGCATGGTACAAGACTTGTGGTCACAATTACCAAATCCCGACGATTGATTTGCAAGTATTTCCGAATACACCTGCATTTGGGTTGCTGCACTGGTCGTCCAAAGCGAAAGATGCTTCCTACGCTTGGGGTGTCAACTTTTACGATGGTAATGACCTTTGGTTCGACCGTTACGACGGCAATCATGTGCGGTTAGTCCGTTCCGGTCAGTAA